One part of the Carassius gibelio isolate Cgi1373 ecotype wild population from Czech Republic chromosome B6, carGib1.2-hapl.c, whole genome shotgun sequence genome encodes these proteins:
- the LOC127959422 gene encoding voltage-dependent calcium channel gamma-2 subunit-like, with product MGVFERGVQMLLTTVGAFAAFSLMTIAVGTDYWLYSRGVCKIKTSNENETGKKNEEVMTHSGLWRTCCLEGNFKGMCKHIDHFPEDADYEADASEYFLRAVRASSIFPILSVILLFMGGLCVAASEFDKNRHNIILSAGIFFVSAGLSNIIGIIVYISANAGDPSNSDSKKNSYSYGWSFYFSALSFIMAEMVGVLAVHMFIDRHRETRAPRARTGGGGDYLQGSAISRIPSYRFRYRRESRSSSRSTEPSHSRDASPVGLKAFGALPSTDISMYTLGRGGDTLKTPHGSPPMYNSDREPDFLQVHNCIQKDSKDANRRTTPV from the exons ATGGGTGTGTTTGAGCGGGGCGTCCAGATGCTCCTGACCACGGTGGGTGCCTTCGCCGCCTTCAGTCTGATGACCATCGCGGTCGGGACGGACTACTGGCTCTACTCACGCGGGGTCTGTAAAATAAAGACTAGTAACGAGAACGAGACCGGCAAGAAGAACGAGGAGGTGATGACCCATTCTGGGCTGTGGAGGACCTGCTGTCTGGAAG gtaatTTTAAAGGCATGTGTAAACACATTGATCACTTTCCTGAAGATGCCGACTATGAAGCCGATGCATCAGAGTATTTCCTGC gtgcgGTCCGGGCCTCCAGTATCTTCCCCATCCTCAGTGTCATCCTGCTGTTCATGGGGGGTCTCTGTGTCGCCGCCAGCGAGTTCGACAAGAATCGACACAACATCATCCTCAGCGCAGGAATCTTCTTCGTATCCGCAG GTCTGAGTAACATCATCGGGATAATCGTGTACATATCAGCCAACGCGGGCGACCCGTCCAACAGCGACTCGAAGAAGAACAGCTACTCGTACGGCTGGAGCTTTTACTTCAGCGCGCTGTCCTTCATCATGGCGGAGATGGTGGGTGTCCTGGCCGTCCACATGTTCATCGACCGGCACCGGGAGACACGCGCGCCTCGCGCTCGGACCGGCGGAGGAGGAGACTATCTGCAGGGATCCGCCATCAGCAGAATCCCCAGCTACCGCTTCCGTTACCGGCGTGAGTCGCGCTCCTCCAGCCGCTCCACCGAGCCCTCGCACTCACGTGACGCTTCTCCCGTGGGACTGAAGGCCTTCGGAGCGCTGCCCTCCACCGATATCTCCATGTACACTCTCGGCCGCGGCGGAGACACGCTCAAGACTCCACACGGCTCTCCACCGATGTACAACTCCGACAGAGAGCCGGACTTCCTCCAGGTGCACAACTGCATCCAGAAGGACTCGAAGGATGCCAACCGGCGCACCACACCTGTATGA
- the ift27 gene encoding intraflagellar transport protein 27 homolog encodes MVKLRARCVVVGDAAVGKSSLCQMFRSDGAVFQKNYSMNVGVELLEKSVSIPDTSDAVEFYIYDSAGREPFAEACENMWNQPSLMCVVFDITSEASFTSCSRWVDRVRSHCNGLQVPGVLVGNKIDLWSRREVDAAVAQSWAQSHGLEYHETSAKEIGQYEAPFLSLARAFLSLYQDQIQLIQSLA; translated from the exons ATGGTGAAGTTAAGAGCCCGATGTGTTGTTGTGG gagacGCGGCGGTGGGGAAGAGCTCTCTCTGTCAGATGTTCCGCAGTGACGGCGCAGTCTTTCAGAAGAACTACAGCATG aatgttggtgtggagttgctggAGAAATCAGTGTCCATCCCAGACACCAGTGATGCtgtg GAGTTTTATATCTATGATTCTGCCGGACGGGAGCCGTTTGCAGAGGCCTGTGAGAACATG tggaatCAGCCGTCGCTCATGTGTGTGGTGTTTGACATCACCAGCGAAGCCTCGTTCACCAGCTGCAGCCGCTGGGTCGACAGGGTCAGATCACACTGCAACGGGCTGCAGGTGCCAG GTGTGCTGGTGGGGAATAAGATTGACCTGTggtccaggagggaggtggacgcCGCCGTCGCTCAGTCATGGGCTCAGAGTCACGGGCTGGAGTACCACGAGACGTCTGCT aaggAGATCGGTCAGTATGAAGCTCCGTTCCTGAGTCTGGCTCGAGCGTTTCTCTCGCTCTATCAGGATCAGATCCAGCTCATCCAGAGCCTCGCTTGA
- the LOC127959411 gene encoding TGF-beta-activated kinase 1 and MAP3K7-binding protein 1-like isoform X1 — translation MAAQRSSLMQSHQSWTDDLPLCQLCGVGSAPNCVYSPDGQGTQSHPNEDGHFCFSTESCFLYGVFNGFDGSRVASFVSQRLTAELLLGQLSTGHTDADVARILSQAFDVVEKSYFETIDDALAEKANLQTQLPEGIYPSAQTQKIAERLKTLEQEVSGGATAIVALILNDKLYIANVGTNRALLCKTTTDGQNQVIQIGRAHTPDNEDELSRLAQLGLDPVRLRQTGLISGQSSTRRIGDYKVKFNYTDIDVLSAAKQKPIISEPEIHGGQSLEGVMGFLLLMSEGLIKALESAHGPEQVNQEIVAMVAAELAQQSSLEAAAQSVVERVKRLHHDVYVSGRQRASHCSRHEDMTLLIRVINYTLADGSLTPTQGGRIYPVSVPYSNHQSTSKTSVMLSLVMPAQGTLTNGSSTASTLEGDTPTAGPLTALIPLTIDTSQPISESPGPAPPSDPAPLCVCAPPLSQSPTATLQSSTTHTQSSSSSSGDGSLFRQRGSQAAQPDETGPVPPYVDFTQFYRLWGSDHSEGQGLSGDLGPQ, via the exons ATGGCGGCGCAGCGCAGTAGTCTGATGCAGAGC CATCAGAGCTGGACAGACGATCTTCCTCTGTGTCAGCTGTGCGGCGTCGGATCGGCCCCAAACTGTGTGTACAGCCCCGATGGACAGGGGACCCAGAGCCATCCGAACGAAGACGGACACTTCTGCTTCAG CACTGAGAGCTGCTTCCTCTACGGCGTGTTTAACGGCTTCGACGGCAGCCGCGTGGCCAGTTTCGTGTCTCAGCGTCTGACGGCGGAGCTGTTGCTGGGTCAGCTGAGCACCGGTCACACGGACGCAGACGTGGCCAGAATCCTCTCACAG GCTTTTGATGTTGTAGAGAAGAGCTACTTCGAGACCATTGATGATGCTCTTGCAGAGAAAGCAAACCTCCAAACACAGCTTCCTGAG ggTATCTATCCGTCAGCTCAGACTCAGAAGATTGCGGAGCGTCTCAAGACTTTAGAGCAGGAGGTTTCAGGAGGAGCCACTGCTATAGTCGCTCTGATACTCAATGATAAACTCTACATCGCTAATGTtg GAACCAACCGGGCTCTTCTCTGTAAGACCACCACTGACGGTCAGAACCAGGTGATCCAGATCGGACGAGCACACACACCCGACAACGAGGACGAGCTGTCCAGACTCGCCCAGCtgg gtcTGGATCCAGTGCGCTTGAGGCAGACTGGACTGATCTCAGGTCAGAGCAGCACTCGACGGATCGGAGACTATAAAGTCAAATTCAACTACACAGACATCGACGTACTCAG TGCTGCGAAGCAAAAGCCAATCATCTCGGAGCCTGAGATCCACGGCGGCCAATCACTGGAGGGCGTGATGGGCTTCCTGTTGCTGATGTCAGAGGGGCTGATAAAAGCCCTGGAGTCGGCCCACGGACCGGAGCAGGTCAACCAG GAGATAGTTGCCATGGTAGCGGCGGAGCTGGCGCAGCAGAGCAGTCTGGAGGCGGCTGCGCAGTCGGTGGTGGAGCGCGTCAAGCGTCTGCATCATGATGTTTACGTGAGCGGCAGACAGAGAGCATCACACTGCAGCAGACATGAAGACATGACTCTTCTGATCAGAGTCATTAACTACACCCTCGCAGACGGCTCGCTCACACCCACACAAG GAGGACGGATCTACCCGGTGTCTGTGCCGTACTCCAACCATCAGAGCACCAGTAAGACCAGTGTGATGCTGTCTCTGGTGATGCCTGCGCAGGGGACGCTGACCAACGGCTCCAGCACTGCGTCCACGCTGGAGGGAGACACGCCGACCGCCGG TCCACTgacagccctgattcccctgacCATAGACACCTCACAGCCCATCAGTGAGAGTCCTGGCCCCGCCCCTCCCTCTGACCCCGCCCCTCTGTGTGTCTGTGCTCCTCCCCTCAGTCAGAGTCCCACAGCGACGCTGCAGTCCAGCACCACACACACGCagagctccagctccagctctgGAGACGGCAGCTTGTTCCGGCAGAGAGGCAGTCAGGCGGCGCAGCCGGACGAGACGGGACCTGTGCCTCCATACGTCGACTTCACACAGTTCTACCGGCTCTGGGGCTCCGACCACAGCGAGGGCCAGGGTCTGTCTGGAGATCTGGGGCCGCAGTGA
- the LOC127959411 gene encoding TGF-beta-activated kinase 1 and MAP3K7-binding protein 1-like isoform X2, which translates to MAAQRSSLMQSHQSWTDDLPLCQLCGVGSAPNCVYSPDGQGTQSHPNEDGHFCFSTESCFLYGVFNGFDGSRVASFVSQRLTAELLLGQLSTGHTDADVARILSQAFDVVEKSYFETIDDALAEKANLQTQLPEGIYPSAQTQKIAERLKTLEQEVSGGATAIVALILNDKLYIANVGTNRALLCKTTTDGQNQVIQIGRAHTPDNEDELSRLAQLGLDPVRLRQTGLISGQSSTRRIGDYKVKFNYTDIDVLSAAKQKPIISEPEIHGGQSLEGVMGFLLLMSEGLIKALESAHGPEQVNQEIVAMVAAELAQQSSLEAAAQSVVERVKRLHHDVYVSGRQRASHCSRHEDMTLLIRVINYTLADGSLTPTQGGRIYPVSVPYSNHQSTSKTSVMLSLVMPAQGTLTNGSSTASTLEGDTPTAGQSPTATLQSSTTHTQSSSSSSGDGSLFRQRGSQAAQPDETGPVPPYVDFTQFYRLWGSDHSEGQGLSGDLGPQ; encoded by the exons ATGGCGGCGCAGCGCAGTAGTCTGATGCAGAGC CATCAGAGCTGGACAGACGATCTTCCTCTGTGTCAGCTGTGCGGCGTCGGATCGGCCCCAAACTGTGTGTACAGCCCCGATGGACAGGGGACCCAGAGCCATCCGAACGAAGACGGACACTTCTGCTTCAG CACTGAGAGCTGCTTCCTCTACGGCGTGTTTAACGGCTTCGACGGCAGCCGCGTGGCCAGTTTCGTGTCTCAGCGTCTGACGGCGGAGCTGTTGCTGGGTCAGCTGAGCACCGGTCACACGGACGCAGACGTGGCCAGAATCCTCTCACAG GCTTTTGATGTTGTAGAGAAGAGCTACTTCGAGACCATTGATGATGCTCTTGCAGAGAAAGCAAACCTCCAAACACAGCTTCCTGAG ggTATCTATCCGTCAGCTCAGACTCAGAAGATTGCGGAGCGTCTCAAGACTTTAGAGCAGGAGGTTTCAGGAGGAGCCACTGCTATAGTCGCTCTGATACTCAATGATAAACTCTACATCGCTAATGTtg GAACCAACCGGGCTCTTCTCTGTAAGACCACCACTGACGGTCAGAACCAGGTGATCCAGATCGGACGAGCACACACACCCGACAACGAGGACGAGCTGTCCAGACTCGCCCAGCtgg gtcTGGATCCAGTGCGCTTGAGGCAGACTGGACTGATCTCAGGTCAGAGCAGCACTCGACGGATCGGAGACTATAAAGTCAAATTCAACTACACAGACATCGACGTACTCAG TGCTGCGAAGCAAAAGCCAATCATCTCGGAGCCTGAGATCCACGGCGGCCAATCACTGGAGGGCGTGATGGGCTTCCTGTTGCTGATGTCAGAGGGGCTGATAAAAGCCCTGGAGTCGGCCCACGGACCGGAGCAGGTCAACCAG GAGATAGTTGCCATGGTAGCGGCGGAGCTGGCGCAGCAGAGCAGTCTGGAGGCGGCTGCGCAGTCGGTGGTGGAGCGCGTCAAGCGTCTGCATCATGATGTTTACGTGAGCGGCAGACAGAGAGCATCACACTGCAGCAGACATGAAGACATGACTCTTCTGATCAGAGTCATTAACTACACCCTCGCAGACGGCTCGCTCACACCCACACAAG GAGGACGGATCTACCCGGTGTCTGTGCCGTACTCCAACCATCAGAGCACCAGTAAGACCAGTGTGATGCTGTCTCTGGTGATGCCTGCGCAGGGGACGCTGACCAACGGCTCCAGCACTGCGTCCACGCTGGAGGGAGACACGCCGACCGCCGG TCAGAGTCCCACAGCGACGCTGCAGTCCAGCACCACACACACGCagagctccagctccagctctgGAGACGGCAGCTTGTTCCGGCAGAGAGGCAGTCAGGCGGCGCAGCCGGACGAGACGGGACCTGTGCCTCCATACGTCGACTTCACACAGTTCTACCGGCTCTGGGGCTCCGACCACAGCGAGGGCCAGGGTCTGTCTGGAGATCTGGGGCCGCAGTGA